A single region of the Ochotona princeps isolate mOchPri1 chromosome 10, mOchPri1.hap1, whole genome shotgun sequence genome encodes:
- the ZNF281 gene encoding zinc finger protein 281 isoform X1, whose protein sequence is MKIGSGLLSGGGGTGSSGGSGSGGGSGGGGGGGGRRADMEPTFPQGMVMFNHRLPPVTSFTRPAGSAAPPPPCVLSSSTSAAPAAEPPPPPAPDMTFKKEPAASAAAFPPQRTSWGFLQSLVSIKQEKPADPDEPQPQSHHHHHHHHYGGLFAGAEERSPGLGGGEGGSHGVIQDLSLLHQHVQQQQQQQPGQHHRDVLLSGSSGGGGGSGGGSGSRTEDHHGSQEPKQDATVKKAKRPKPESQGIKAKRKPSASSKPSLVGDGEGAVLCPSQKPHICDHCSAAFRSSYHLRRHVLIHTGERPFQCSQCSMGFIQKYLLQRHEKIHSREKPFGCDQCSMKFIQKYHMERHKRTHSGEKPYKCDTCQQYFSRTDRLLKHRRTCGEAIAKGAAGAEPGASNHSGGVGSLAVLSQGNSSSSRRKAKSKSIAIENKEHKTGKANESQVSNSIHMPSYTVEMPSVSSSGGLMGTGIDELQKRVPKLIFKKGSRKSTDKNYLNFVSPLPDLVGQKALSGKPGGSLGVVSNSSVESIGLLQGAGGKQGQISSNYDDAMQFSKKRRYLPTASSNSAFSINVGHMVSQQSVIQAAGVSVLDNEAPLSLIDSSALNAEIKSCHDKSGIPDEVLQSILDQYSSKSESQKEDPFDIAEPRVGLHTSGEHSELVQEENLSPSTQTSSNDKASMLQEYSKYLQQAFEKSTNAGFTLGHGFQFVSLSSPLHNHTLFPEKQIYTTSPLECGFGQSVTSVLPSSLPKPPFGMLFGSQPGLYLSALDAAHQQLTPSQELDDLIDSQKNLETSSAFQSSSQKLTSQKEQQKNLESSTSFPIPSQELASQIDPQKDIEPRTTYQIENFAQAFGSQFKSGSRVPMTFVTNSNGEVDHRGRTSVSDFSGYTNMMSDVSEPCSTRVKTPTSQSYSFNS, encoded by the exons ATGAAAATCGGCAGTGGGCTCCTGAGTGGCGGCGGTGGGACCGGCAGTAGCGGTGGTAGCGGCtccggcggcggcagcggcggcggcggcggcggcggcggccggcgAGCGGACATGGAGCCCACCTTTCCCCAGGGTATGGTTATGTTCAACCACCGGCTGCCCCCGGTCACCAGCTTCACCCGGCCGGCCGGCTcggccgcccctcccccgccgtGCGTGTTGTCCTCCTCTACCTCCGCAGCCCCGGCCGCCGAGCCCCCCCCTCCGCCAGCCCCGGACATGACTTTCAAGAAGGAGCCGGCGGCGTCCGCCGCGGCCTTCCCCCCGCAGAGGACCTCCTGGGGCTTCTTGCAGTCTCTGGTTAGCATCAAACAGGAGAAGCCCGCGGACCCCGACGAGCCGCAGCCGCagtcccaccaccaccatcaccaccaccactacgGGGGGCTGTTCGCTGGGGCCGAAGAGCGCTCGCCGGGCCTCGGaggcggggaaggggggagccACGGCGTCATCCAGGACCTCAGCCTTCTCCACCAGCacgtccagcagcagcagcagcagcagccaggccagcaccACCGCGACGTGTTACTcagcggcagcagcggcggcggcggcggcagtggtggcggcagcggcagcaggaCTGAAGACCACcatggcagccaggagccaaagcaggACGCGACCGTCAAAAAGGCgaagaggccaaagccagaatctcAGGGAATTAAAGCCAAGAGGAAGCCAAGCGCATCTTCCAAACCTTCTTTGGTCGGAGATGGAGAAGGTGCCGTCCTCTGCCCCAGTCAGAAACCTCATATCTGTGACCACTGCAGCGCTGCTTTCCGGAGCTCCTATCACCTGCGGAGACACGTCCTCATTCACACGGGAGAGAGGCCGTTCCAGTGCAGCCAGTGTAGCATGGGCTTCATTCAGAAATACCTCCTGCAGAGGCACGAGAAAATCCACAGTCGGGAGAAGCCCTTTGGGTGCGACCAGTGCAGCATGAAGTTCATCCAGAAGTACCACATGGAGAGACACAAGAGGACGCATAGTGGAGAAAAGCCATATAAATGTGACACCTGCCAACAGTATTTTTCAAGGACTGATAGGCTGTTGAAGCACAGGCGCACCTGTGGGGAAGCCATCGCTAAAGGAGCCGCTGGTGCAGAACCTGGGGCATCCAACCACAGCGGCGGTGTGGGCAGCCTGGCTGTGTTGTCTCAGGGAAACTCCAGTTCCTCGAGGAGGAAAGCGAAGTCGAAAAGCATAGCGATTGAAAACAAGGAACACAAGACTGGGAAGGCCAATGAGTCGCAAGTTTCCAACAGTATACACATGCCGAGTTACACGGTCGAGATGCCCAGCGTGTCTTCCAGCGGTGGTCTCATGGGCACCGGCATAGATGAGCTGCAGAAGAGGGTGCCAAAGCTGATCTTCAAGAAAGGCAGCAGGAAGAGTACAGACAAAAACTACCTGAACTTCGTGTCCCCGCTACCAGACCTGGTGGGTCAGAAAGCCCTGTCGGGAAAGCCAGGTGGCTCGCTTGGCGTCGTGTCGAATAGCAGTGTGGAGAGCATCGGTCTCCTCCAGGGTGCAGGTGGCAAGCAGGGGCAGATCAGTAGTAATTATGATGATGCCATGCAGTTTTCCAAGAAAAGAAGATACTTACCAACTGCCAGCAGCAACAGTGCCTTCTCTATCAACGTGGGCCACATGGTCTCCCAGCAGTCGGTCATTCAGGCCGCCGGGGTCAGTGTCTTGGACAATGAGGCGCCACTGTCACTTATTGACTCCTCAGCGCTCAATGCTGAAATCAAGTCTTGTCACGACAAGTCCGGCATTCCCGATGAGGTTCTCCAGAGCATTTTGGATCAGTATTCCAGCAAATCCGAAAGCCAGAAGGAGGATCCTTTCGACATCGCAGAACCGCGAGTGGGTTTGCACACCTCGGGAGAACATTCGGAACTGGTTCAAGAAGAGAATTTGAGCCCAAGCACCCAAACTTCTTCAAATGACAAAGCAAGCATGTTGCAAGAATACTCCAAATACCTCCAGCAGGCTTTTGAGAAATCCACGAATGCAGGTTTTACCCTCGGGCACGGTTTCCAGTTTGTCAGTTTGTCCTCACCTCTCCACAACCACACTTTATTTCCAGAGAAACAGATATACACTACGTCTCCTTTGGAGTGTGGTTTCGGCCAGTCTGTTACCTCAGTGTTGCCATCCTCATTGCCAAAGCCTCCTTTTGGGATGTTGTTTGGATCTCAGCCAGGTCTTTACCTGTCTGCTCTGGATGCTGCCCATCAGCAGTTGACCCCTTCCCAGGAGCTGGACGACCTGATAGATTCTCAGAAGAATTTAGAGACTTCATCAGCCTTCCAGTCCTCATCTCAGAAACTGACCAGCCAGAAGGAACAACAGAAAAACTTGGAGTCCTCCACGAGCTTTCCGATCCCATCTCAGGAGTTAGCTAGCCAGATCGATCCTCAGAAAGACATAGAGCCTAGAACAACGTACCAGATCGAGAACTTTGCACAAGCGTTCGGTTCTCAGTTTAAGTCGGGCAGCAGGGTGCCAATGACCTTTGTCACTAACTCTAATGGAGAAGTGGACCATAGGGGCAGGACCTCGGTGTCAGATTTCTCAGGGTATACAAATATGATGTCTGATGTGAGTGAGCCATGTAGTACACGAGTAAAGACGCCCACCAGCCAGAGTTACAG CTTTAACAGCTGA
- the ZNF281 gene encoding zinc finger protein 281 isoform X2, with the protein MKIGSGLLSGGGGTGSSGGSGSGGGSGGGGGGGGRRADMEPTFPQGMVMFNHRLPPVTSFTRPAGSAAPPPPCVLSSSTSAAPAAEPPPPPAPDMTFKKEPAASAAAFPPQRTSWGFLQSLVSIKQEKPADPDEPQPQSHHHHHHHHYGGLFAGAEERSPGLGGGEGGSHGVIQDLSLLHQHVQQQQQQQPGQHHRDVLLSGSSGGGGGSGGGSGSRTEDHHGSQEPKQDATVKKAKRPKPESQGIKAKRKPSASSKPSLVGDGEGAVLCPSQKPHICDHCSAAFRSSYHLRRHVLIHTGERPFQCSQCSMGFIQKYLLQRHEKIHSREKPFGCDQCSMKFIQKYHMERHKRTHSGEKPYKCDTCQQYFSRTDRLLKHRRTCGEAIAKGAAGAEPGASNHSGGVGSLAVLSQGNSSSSRRKAKSKSIAIENKEHKTGKANESQVSNSIHMPSYTVEMPSVSSSGGLMGTGIDELQKRVPKLIFKKGSRKSTDKNYLNFVSPLPDLVGQKALSGKPGGSLGVVSNSSVESIGLLQGAGGKQGQISSNYDDAMQFSKKRRYLPTASSNSAFSINVGHMVSQQSVIQAAGVSVLDNEAPLSLIDSSALNAEIKSCHDKSGIPDEVLQSILDQYSSKSESQKEDPFDIAEPRVGLHTSGEHSELVQEENLSPSTQTSSNDKASMLQEYSKYLQQAFEKSTNAGFTLGHGFQFVSLSSPLHNHTLFPEKQIYTTSPLECGFGQSVTSVLPSSLPKPPFGMLFGSQPGLYLSALDAAHQQLTPSQELDDLIDSQKNLETSSAFQSSSQKLTSQKEQQKNLESSTSFPIPSQELASQIDPQKDIEPRTTYQIENFAQAFGSQFKSGSRVPMTFVTNSNGEVDHRGRTSVSDFSGYTNMMSDVSEPCSTRVKTPTSQSYR; encoded by the coding sequence ATGAAAATCGGCAGTGGGCTCCTGAGTGGCGGCGGTGGGACCGGCAGTAGCGGTGGTAGCGGCtccggcggcggcagcggcggcggcggcggcggcggcggccggcgAGCGGACATGGAGCCCACCTTTCCCCAGGGTATGGTTATGTTCAACCACCGGCTGCCCCCGGTCACCAGCTTCACCCGGCCGGCCGGCTcggccgcccctcccccgccgtGCGTGTTGTCCTCCTCTACCTCCGCAGCCCCGGCCGCCGAGCCCCCCCCTCCGCCAGCCCCGGACATGACTTTCAAGAAGGAGCCGGCGGCGTCCGCCGCGGCCTTCCCCCCGCAGAGGACCTCCTGGGGCTTCTTGCAGTCTCTGGTTAGCATCAAACAGGAGAAGCCCGCGGACCCCGACGAGCCGCAGCCGCagtcccaccaccaccatcaccaccaccactacgGGGGGCTGTTCGCTGGGGCCGAAGAGCGCTCGCCGGGCCTCGGaggcggggaaggggggagccACGGCGTCATCCAGGACCTCAGCCTTCTCCACCAGCacgtccagcagcagcagcagcagcagccaggccagcaccACCGCGACGTGTTACTcagcggcagcagcggcggcggcggcggcagtggtggcggcagcggcagcaggaCTGAAGACCACcatggcagccaggagccaaagcaggACGCGACCGTCAAAAAGGCgaagaggccaaagccagaatctcAGGGAATTAAAGCCAAGAGGAAGCCAAGCGCATCTTCCAAACCTTCTTTGGTCGGAGATGGAGAAGGTGCCGTCCTCTGCCCCAGTCAGAAACCTCATATCTGTGACCACTGCAGCGCTGCTTTCCGGAGCTCCTATCACCTGCGGAGACACGTCCTCATTCACACGGGAGAGAGGCCGTTCCAGTGCAGCCAGTGTAGCATGGGCTTCATTCAGAAATACCTCCTGCAGAGGCACGAGAAAATCCACAGTCGGGAGAAGCCCTTTGGGTGCGACCAGTGCAGCATGAAGTTCATCCAGAAGTACCACATGGAGAGACACAAGAGGACGCATAGTGGAGAAAAGCCATATAAATGTGACACCTGCCAACAGTATTTTTCAAGGACTGATAGGCTGTTGAAGCACAGGCGCACCTGTGGGGAAGCCATCGCTAAAGGAGCCGCTGGTGCAGAACCTGGGGCATCCAACCACAGCGGCGGTGTGGGCAGCCTGGCTGTGTTGTCTCAGGGAAACTCCAGTTCCTCGAGGAGGAAAGCGAAGTCGAAAAGCATAGCGATTGAAAACAAGGAACACAAGACTGGGAAGGCCAATGAGTCGCAAGTTTCCAACAGTATACACATGCCGAGTTACACGGTCGAGATGCCCAGCGTGTCTTCCAGCGGTGGTCTCATGGGCACCGGCATAGATGAGCTGCAGAAGAGGGTGCCAAAGCTGATCTTCAAGAAAGGCAGCAGGAAGAGTACAGACAAAAACTACCTGAACTTCGTGTCCCCGCTACCAGACCTGGTGGGTCAGAAAGCCCTGTCGGGAAAGCCAGGTGGCTCGCTTGGCGTCGTGTCGAATAGCAGTGTGGAGAGCATCGGTCTCCTCCAGGGTGCAGGTGGCAAGCAGGGGCAGATCAGTAGTAATTATGATGATGCCATGCAGTTTTCCAAGAAAAGAAGATACTTACCAACTGCCAGCAGCAACAGTGCCTTCTCTATCAACGTGGGCCACATGGTCTCCCAGCAGTCGGTCATTCAGGCCGCCGGGGTCAGTGTCTTGGACAATGAGGCGCCACTGTCACTTATTGACTCCTCAGCGCTCAATGCTGAAATCAAGTCTTGTCACGACAAGTCCGGCATTCCCGATGAGGTTCTCCAGAGCATTTTGGATCAGTATTCCAGCAAATCCGAAAGCCAGAAGGAGGATCCTTTCGACATCGCAGAACCGCGAGTGGGTTTGCACACCTCGGGAGAACATTCGGAACTGGTTCAAGAAGAGAATTTGAGCCCAAGCACCCAAACTTCTTCAAATGACAAAGCAAGCATGTTGCAAGAATACTCCAAATACCTCCAGCAGGCTTTTGAGAAATCCACGAATGCAGGTTTTACCCTCGGGCACGGTTTCCAGTTTGTCAGTTTGTCCTCACCTCTCCACAACCACACTTTATTTCCAGAGAAACAGATATACACTACGTCTCCTTTGGAGTGTGGTTTCGGCCAGTCTGTTACCTCAGTGTTGCCATCCTCATTGCCAAAGCCTCCTTTTGGGATGTTGTTTGGATCTCAGCCAGGTCTTTACCTGTCTGCTCTGGATGCTGCCCATCAGCAGTTGACCCCTTCCCAGGAGCTGGACGACCTGATAGATTCTCAGAAGAATTTAGAGACTTCATCAGCCTTCCAGTCCTCATCTCAGAAACTGACCAGCCAGAAGGAACAACAGAAAAACTTGGAGTCCTCCACGAGCTTTCCGATCCCATCTCAGGAGTTAGCTAGCCAGATCGATCCTCAGAAAGACATAGAGCCTAGAACAACGTACCAGATCGAGAACTTTGCACAAGCGTTCGGTTCTCAGTTTAAGTCGGGCAGCAGGGTGCCAATGACCTTTGTCACTAACTCTAATGGAGAAGTGGACCATAGGGGCAGGACCTCGGTGTCAGATTTCTCAGGGTATACAAATATGATGTCTGATGTGAGTGAGCCATGTAGTACACGAGTAAAGACGCCCACCAGCCAGAGTTACAGGTAA